GCACCGTGTTCGCCCTGAGGGATGCCAGCCATCCAGACACCCTGCCGGGCAACATCTTCCAGCCCAGCGGCCTGACACGCGGCCTGCCATCCTCTGTTCTGAAGTAAGTCTATGAAACCGATACTGATTATGATCGCCGCCCTGATGGGCGTGAGCACCGCCAGCGCCGTCGAACTGACGGACTGGCAACTGCCGGTCACCGCCACCTACGGTTATGGAACGGAAGCCGGCGAATCCGTTCAGGGCGAGCTGGAACTTGCGCCTTCATCCAGGTTCTTGCTGGCCCCCGGCACACGACTGGAACTGTCTGCCCGCGCCCGGCTGGACGAAGTGGACAGGCTGGCACCTGGCGAGCCGCCCCTGGAAACCTATTCCCCCCAATCCAGACCCCTCGCCCTGGGAGAAACCGGTACCCTGGAGCTGCGTGATGCCTATATTGAAATCGAACTGGACAACGGCATCGCCCGCTTCGGCAAACAGCAAATAGTCTGGGGCCGGCTCGATGGGCTCAAGGTATTGGACGCACTGAACCCGCAAAGTTATCGGGAGTTCATACTGGAAGACGCCGGTTATTCCCGTATCGGGCTGTGGAGCGGCTATCTGGACACCACACTGGAAGCCTGGCGTCTGGAGCTTGCGGTGATTCCCGATGCCAGCGGCCACGAAATTCCCGATGAGGGCGCCTGGTTCCAGTTAACCGCCCCCCGATTCCGGTACGGTGCCTCTCCGGGCCAGCCAGCGCCACCCATGAACACGGTTCGCGATCAAAGCCTGGTTGAGGAGACCGCCGCCGGCGTGCAGGTGTCTCGC
This DNA window, taken from Marinobacter halotolerans, encodes the following:
- a CDS encoding DUF1302 family protein, which codes for MKPILIMIAALMGVSTASAVELTDWQLPVTATYGYGTEAGESVQGELELAPSSRFLLAPGTRLELSARARLDEVDRLAPGEPPLETYSPQSRPLALGETGTLELRDAYIEIELDNGIARFGKQQIVWGRLDGLKVLDALNPQSYREFILEDAGYSRIGLWSGYLDTTLEAWRLELAVIPDASGHEIPDEGAWFQLTAPRFRYGASPGQPAPPMNTVRDQSLVEETAAGVQVSRFFGSVGVSAMAYSGMDHQPLGRIRIVDSAPLLERYYERRNLLGLSADMAIGSLALRAEAAWQPDRTFNTRSATVLDTVNRDQATLALGADIFAPLDLFVNLQLLVDNVRNAPATLVRPTQDRIATAVVRRSFNYDTVDLEFRMNSSLNTSDRMMSAAATYDYRSDTQLEARFETFHGTQRGLFGQFEDRDRLLFSLKQFF